cttctttgatgtttcgggttctgacccttttgttgaaatgtctggccactcgtcgctgatagacttgtacatggtgagcgacTTGAAGctgacgctcatcgagcatgactagctcatcGTATCTtgattgtacccatgcagcttctggtattttgctttcgaggaatATCCTTAAAGAAGATAGTTCAAGCTCAATATGTTGTACCGCTTCCATTCGGTAGACCAACGAAAATGGAGTTgcgccagttgaagtgcgaattgaagttcgatacccccacaatgaaaAGTGTAGTTTCTGGGGCCAGCCTTTGTAATTGGTtatcattttcatgatgatggtcttgacattcttgttggacGCTTCAACTGCCCCATTGGtctgtgggcgataaggcgaagaacggtgatgttgaattttgtattttgtgaatagatcttcacattcGCCTTGAAAATGGATCCGCTGGccactaatgaactcgtgaggaacatcgtatctgcatataatgttttctttaatgaactgggccacttgcttgaaACCCAATATTTTGAAAGATCTGGCTTCGACCCACTTGATGAATAATCGATTGccaccagtatgaactcatgacccccggttcttgttggagtgactttgccgatgacgtcgataccccaagctgagaatggccatggtgatgactgTGAATATAGCAAGGATGGAGGAATGCGCTTCAGGTTCGCAGAATTTTGGCAaataggacatttcttgacaaaggaGTAGCAGTCCAGCTCGAGAGTGGTCCAGCAGTACCGAGACCGAATGATTTTGAGGGCTAACATCCTATCATTCATATGAATGCCACAGACCCCAGCATGTACAGTGTCCATGACCTTTTGTGCTTTGCGTTTTTCAATACATCGGAGATTAAGGTCGTCATGAGACCTTTTGCATAGAATACTACCTTCTAGAACAAAATTTGCAGATTGGAGAtgtaataccccatatttttaggcattttaatttattaatcattttatgcatttttttaatatatatttgatattaaattattttggagggaaaaatattcaaatattttggagggaaaatattcaaatgtcttggagggaatattattttcaaaactgaatttaaattattttttggattttattaattcctaattctattaggaatcaattttggagaaaaagagttttaatcaacttaaaattattttataaatccgaaaattatgtTTAGTATTTTATAAATCTTAATTAATCATTCAAGCCTCTGTTTAAAATTTTGTGATTTTATCTtttgtatttctattttaaacaatTTTACTCTAAATCGAATATCACCAAAATCATGACTAGATTCAGAATCCTATCATAGCTTGAACACCAACCACGGCCATACCCCTTAGGGTTCCAttataaccctaaccctaaccctacacctataaataccccctaattcattcataattcctcacaccaaaagttgagagttttcccaagcccgctcttaaacttcttctccctctttggCTCTAAACCTTCTTACCTAAAACCCTTATACCACCACTAAGACACCCCCGTCGTGCACTCCTTGCCGCCGACGTCTACCTTTTGGTGTCGTGACTTCCACACCCCAATTGTTTTCAAAGCCTTCTTTTTTACGGTCAgtttttactatttaaaatcttctaaattaatgccgtaatttttaaaagagtatttttaaaccatgagttcgaaattttgatttataatactGTTATTATGAATGCATAActcatgaattaaatttaagtccattagatttattttaattaatttaattgtttaaccatgaattaattagggttttatttattaattgttaggAACTCGTGAGTGATCCGTAGCAGGATCAAACTAATCTTTGTGTGAGGTGTTCTTTAATCAAGGTACGTGTATGTGGCTATATTGTTATAGATTGAAATCTATGTATGGTTTGCTTATTAACTTcgaattattaattgttttcaaattgaaaattgcgaattagtgattttgaattgtttctggatttgtgaaaattgtttgaggatttttgaaaggttaaatatttttcttgattttaatatgatgatggatttgttcaagttgtgtttgaaatagtttgtttggttttgatgagttataaatctttatttcaaaatacgttgttttctttaaaaatacgtttgattaaataaaaggaggattGTTGGTTTATCATATGATTGGAACTGGATGGTCTTTCATGACATTATTATACTTTTATAAAGTCTCAAGGTGGAATTGATTTCATGGAACTTTTATGTTCATACGCATCACTTGTTGTGTAAGTCGAGGGTCACTTGTTGACTATTATTTGGTTAGTACCCCAATGTATAGATTTGTGATGGAATACTAGCTTGGGGGTGTGCACATTTAGGAAGGAAAGGGAGATAAGAAGAGGTGTTttgatttccatattctaattggaatcaatttttttggaaagtttctacttttggagtattgttatatttggaaagtttatatatttggaatatttcttttcatggaatgtttctacttttggaaagtttctatttTGGGAATCTTAAATCTTGAAATGTTATACTTTtggaaagttactatttatggaaagtttctaattttggaaaaTGAATATTCTATGATTTCAATTAAGCAAGTTTGAATCAAATGGTTCGTGAAAGtatgtttaaatatatataaatgttttacatgtcttgcatatattcgtacttagcttttgctaacccgtatttcctatttgttttggtttggccctgttcaccttttggtgagcagctttcaggaacttgatgtgatgatgtgacatgcttgcatacgggattaatgaagagttcactagttaggatttatttttctaagttggtTTCATTTGTGAGTTCAGATTTTAGTATTTTAATTTCAAGGGTTTATTCAATATACACTATTATTATTTCGATTGTtattattcaataaaaaaaagtattgAGTTATTCCGCTGCATTAGTTGAGTTAATTAGCCTTTAACGTAATCACGTGGCGTAATACTCCTAAGTTTCTCTCCATGTtggttttattaaaataaatgttggtttaaaaaaaaaaaagagaaatttgggggtgttacaaaatggtatCAGTTTAGCCATGAAAGAACCTAGgactaaaaatttataaataaatttgagAGTAAGGGTAGAATTTAAGGGGTATTATGATAGAGTTTCGCATTCTAAGCATGAAAATCTATTTTCAAAGAaagttatattttcattaaaaactattttcctattttttgaGAAAAGATGATTGGTGTGAATCCATCACTCGTAATGTCTTCTGTCTAGGTTGAATAAGAGGAGCTAATACCGACGCTGTGTATAATTCTCTAACTACCTGGGAAGATGTTGTTTTGATGTATTCACACTAAAAATCGAGGACTTGAACTTATACAAATTTTAGAAAAAGAGCAAAAGAATTTGTTCAAAGtctatttaataaattaatttatgccTTTACTAGAATTACATGATGAATTTCCTGCATTAGGTGATAGGTCCGAATTttcttcaaaaataaataaataaatttttttcgTGACACTAGTCGCAATTTATGTGAATTTTTGTGCATAATGgtttacttaattaattatgtacATGGAAGGAGTTTGGTGACAATTTTAACCTTCTAATGATGATGAGTTTCCTTTATTTGGAATTGGTCgagatattttttttctttatggaATTTGGTGAAAATTGTAAATTGTCTTGTACTTTGTTATGATTTTGATGTACTAAAGTGTTGCAATATTCtaatggaaaatttggtaatattaatccaacctttgaccgattttcttttattaagcccacctacgacatattttttaataatcccacctttattacccaacaacttttattgggcccaacaggtcataaaactgttgtaagcggcattatttctctacatggcagtactctctctcgatatattcagtcatcatcatcaatttcatcaccatctcgttgactttttcaccgattaccggccacttaagcccaataaaagtcgtcgggtagtaaaggtgggattattaaaaaatttgtcgtaggtgggattaataaaagaaaatcggccaaaggttggattaatattaccaaattttcctattctAATTgcattatttttaaatttaggTTTTAGTTGCAAATTTTCTATTAGTACACCTTTATCCAGGCAAGATGGAGAGAGGGATAATCCGTAATCGGGGAAGGAAGAGATCAGGGAAAGTCGGAACGGCGATTAGGTGCCTAACTGAAATAGCTCAGAACTTGACTCAAGCTATGACAACTCAGGTAACTCGCAATAGTAATATTGAAAACTTTGGTGATGTCTTTAAGAAAGTAGCAACTAGTAAACCACCTACCTATGATGGAAAGGAAGACCCTGCAAATCTAGAAAACTGGTTTAGAGAATTTGACAAACTTTTTGATGCTATCAATTGCCCTGAGCATCTAAAAATCAATAATGCTGCGTACTATCTAAGGGAAGAAGCTGACCTATGGTGGTCACAACGAAAGAAAGACTTAATGGCCAAACCTGATTTTGATTgggaaaccatgaaagaagctTTGAGAGCTAAGTTTTACCCTCCCTACCTAAAGAAGCATAAATGCCTAGAATTTACAACCCTTAGAATGGGCACCATGACTGTGAATTAATATTACACCAAGTTCATAGAGCTAATGAGGTTTACACCTGAAATAGTCCCAACTGAAGCCATAaaagctcaaaggtttgagcaagggttaacTTTGACTTTGCAAGGGAAGCTTGGGGGAGTTAACTTTGAATCCTTAGATGATGTTTATGGTCGTGCAGCTCACCTATATGGGATTAAAGGAAGAGAGCTTGATGGAAATtctggtgaaaagaggaagggaAATGGAAACTTCCAAGGGAATGAGAAGAAACCTAAGCTGGATGGGGATTTTAACCATGGAAAGAGGGAAGGGAATTTTAACCAAAATAGGGAAGAGAATCGCAATATCACCCAAAAATGGAAGGGAAATTATGAAAATGGAAGTAACGGGAACGAGTATAAGCCTAAAAGGAACTACTTTTGTAAAAAGTGTGAGAATAACCATCCAGGAAAAGATTGTGAGGGAAACCTAGTTACTTGTTATTTCTGTAAGAAGCAAGGGCATCGTGAGTTTGAATGCTACAAGAAAGCATTTGGGGAATCAACATATAACCTAGGCCAGAATGGGAAAAAGTCACACTCAAATCAACAAGGATTAAGCCAGCAGGATGGAATCAACAACACCAAACTTGGAGGTGGGAATAACGCCACCCAATTGAAGGGACAATTGTTCGTTATGAATCATCGTGAAGCTGAAAACGCGTATGAAGTAgaagctggtactttttctatttatgATCTACTTGCTAGCTAAACTTTTATTGTAATAGTAGGGCATCACATTCATTCAAAGAGTTTCAGTTTTCAAAATTTAATAGGCGAGTTACGGGATCGTA
This sequence is a window from Spinacia oleracea cultivar Varoflay chromosome 1, BTI_SOV_V1, whole genome shotgun sequence. Protein-coding genes within it:
- the LOC110777810 gene encoding uncharacterized protein; this translates as MERGIIRNRGRKRSGKVGTAIRCLTEIAQNLTQAMTTQVTRNSNIENFGDVFKKVATSKPPTYDGKEDPANLENWFREFDKLFDAINCPEHLKINNAAYYLREEADLWWSQRKKDLMAKPDFDWETMKEALRAKFYPPYLKKHKCLEFTTLRMGTMTVN